A genome region from Clupea harengus chromosome 7, Ch_v2.0.2, whole genome shotgun sequence includes the following:
- the ncaph gene encoding condensin complex subunit 2: MSAVSTPTSRMRQWPSPSVGPKGALSATSTPRLSCFPGNDDEHERRQRRRSRVIDLQAGADSSFNDAASHSNAGTPAAVPKLSTAQISEHYSTCIKLSTENKITTKNAFGLHLIDYMADILKQKDSDLNFKVAAGTLDASTKIYAVRVDAVHADAYRVLGGLGSETKPKEGPDSGEDAAAEDGNEGKQIAKKKRAPKKTVEQNLGNINRSESEMKCEVDPMFQRMAASFDENSTAGVFLSVLFSEDSRCELLFPSHMTLLHSRSPCSSMPVQYVPARPLTGGLKSLEERVICPSLEDFSFTRWSPDQTMNQLLEKMKQGEHVFDVNAAIEPDEEDCQDFGDNFDADGEEIGQGDFGGEGVDEHKEGCANRKTDKRGVIPIGEADITTMCLQLSSQPREYSYFSPKTMASWVGPGYWLFKPGQKQDQTQDKEAQKRAPKSALVIDFNEDIHFHNYFKTTRAATTISKSALNTSNKKTTLPSDFQYPLKNLSQLSLKPSSTLCAEGKKRLSGELGEGIGEYDYNNPNDTANFCPGVERGDSDDETDEFGPSIDGLTPTSPGHDGVSTYGEDNLVPEPHKVNTIEINYAKTAKKMDMKRLKTTMWGLLTDSLEKPVEETATDTSDAKQEEIAGEKSFSQSTRNLFQKLPSTMANNLSVPLAFVALLHLANERNLSLLKVDNMSDIIIKQDH; the protein is encoded by the exons ATGAGTGCAGTGTCTACCCCCACCTCCCGGATGCGGCAATGGCCTTCCCCGTCTGTGGGGCCAAAGGGAGCTCTTTCTGCAACCAGCACCCCGCGACTTTCTTGTTTTCCTGGTAACGATGACGAACATGAGCGACGTCAAAGGCGTAGGTCCAGAGTAATTGACCTCCAAGCGGGGGCTGACTCTTCTTTCAACGATGCTGCATCGCACAG TAATGCTGGGACCCCTGCTGCTGTGCCCAAGCTGTCCACCGCCCAGATCTCTGAACACTATTCCACATGCATCAAACTCTCCACTGAAAAT AAAATTACAACCAAAAATGCCTTTGGTCTGCACCTCATTGACTACATGGCAGACATTCTAAAGCAGAAGGACTCTGACCTCAATTTCAAG GTTGCTGCAGGTACGCTGGATGCCAGCACCAAGATCTACGCGGTCCGAGTGGACGCAGTCCATGCTGATGCTTACAGGGTCCTGGGAGGCTTGGGCTCTGAGACCAAGCCCAAGGAAG GGCCGGACTCTGGGGAGGATGCAGCTGCTGAGGACGGTAACGAGGGGAAGCAGATAGCAAAGAAGAAGCGCGCTCCCAAAAAGACCGTGGAGCAGAACCTGGGCAACATCAACCGCTCTGAGTCAGAGATGAAGTGTGAG GTGGACCCCATGTTCCAGCGCATGGCGGCATCCTTCGACGAGAACAGTACGGCCGGAGTCTTCCTGTCTGTGCTGTTCAGCGAAGACAGTCGCTGTGagctcctcttcccctcccacaTGACCCTGCTGCACTCAAGGTCCCCCTGCAGCTCCATGCCCGTGCAGTATGTCCCCGCACGGCCCCTCACTG GCGGTCTTAAGTCCCTGGAAGAGCGTGTCATCTGCCCATCACTGGAGGACTTCTCATTCACAAGATGGTCCCCTGATCAG ACTATGaatcagctgctggagaagatgaAACAGGGAGAGCACGTGTTTGACGTAAATGCCGCCATTGAGCCGGATGAAGAGGATTGCCAAGACTTTGGGGACAACTTTGACGCAGATGGTGAAGAAATCGGCCAGGGGGATTTCGGCGGAGAGGGTGTCGACGAGCACAAAGAGGGCTGTGCCAACCGAAAAACAGACAAACG TGGCGTTATACCAATTGGAGAAGCGGACATCACAACCATGTGTCTCCAGCTGTCCTCTCAGCCCAGAGAGTACTCGTACTTCAGCCCCAAAACCATGGCATCATGGGTAGGACCTGGTTACTGGCTCTTCAAACCAGGACAGAAGC AGGatcaaacacaagacaaagaagCCCAAAAGAGGGCACCAAAGAGTGCCCTGGTCATCGACTTCAATGAAGACATTCACTTCCACAATTATTTCAAGACCACAAGA gCAGCCACCACCATCAGTAAGTCGGCCTTAAACACCAGCAATAAGAAGACCACTCTTCCTTCAGACTTCCAGTATCCCCTGAAAAACTTGTCTCAGCTCAGTCTCAAGCCCTCCAGCACG CTGTGTgcggaggggaagaagaggttGTCTGGAGAGCTTGGAGAGGGCATTGGGGAGTATGACTACAACAACCCCAATGACACGGCCAACTTCTGCCCTGGtgttgag AGAGGGGACAGCGATGATGAGACGGATGAGTTTGGGCCTTCTATAGACGGCCTCACCCCAACCTCACCGGGCCATGACGGTGTCTCCACGTACGGCGAGGACAACTTGGTGCCAGAACCACACAAG GTGAACACAATCGAGATCAATTATGCTAAAACGGCTAAGAAGATGGACATGAAGAGACTGAAGACCACCATGTGGGGGCTTCTCACTGACAGTCTTGAGAAACCAGTGGAGGAAACCGCCACT GACACAAGTGATGCCAAGCAAGAAGAAATTGCTGGAGAGAAATCCTTCAGTCAGTCCACCCGGAACCTGTTTCAGAA ACTGCCCAGCACTATGGCAAACAACCTGTCCGTCCCTCTGGCCTTTGTTGCCCTATTGCACTTGGCCAATGAAAGA AATTTGTCACTGTTAAAAGTGGATAACATGTCAGACATCATCATCAAGCAAGACCACTAA